The Paenibacillus sp. RUD330 genome has a segment encoding these proteins:
- a CDS encoding S-layer homology domain-containing protein: protein MKLNKKRLAALVAFSVCASIAGQVTAAEAGFADVKQSHWAFGSIQKAVADGIVTGYPDHSFHPAQSVTQSEWLAMLERAYEPADFKQPGSGSPWDAAYVSYAKSKGWKLLPAGGVLSRGQAAGLAVNAIGRNYGEDDSVQYLLDTELASGQTRRTVEGYGKEKPLTRAEAVTFIQRLKEKLPKLESAPGDRQTYDRSENVYVYRNEQYKFTLAMPLSWKNAFEVEKDAEKDILYFARVPKSRFGGIVFAISTRSKESWEANKDNVVGEYANLHVLGELAGQVYVFAPPTDVEWDPEDKAETEAYQKMAKEAFRFWSTFEFIK from the coding sequence ATGAAACTCAACAAGAAACGTCTGGCGGCGCTGGTCGCATTCAGCGTCTGCGCCTCAATTGCGGGTCAAGTCACGGCGGCGGAAGCAGGCTTTGCGGATGTGAAGCAAAGCCACTGGGCTTTCGGCAGCATTCAGAAGGCAGTCGCAGATGGAATCGTAACGGGGTATCCCGACCATAGCTTCCACCCCGCTCAAAGCGTTACCCAGAGCGAGTGGCTGGCGATGCTGGAGCGGGCTTATGAGCCGGCGGACTTCAAGCAGCCCGGCTCCGGCTCCCCGTGGGATGCCGCTTATGTCTCCTATGCCAAAAGCAAGGGATGGAAGCTGCTCCCGGCGGGAGGCGTCCTTAGCCGCGGTCAGGCAGCAGGCCTGGCGGTGAATGCTATCGGCCGGAACTATGGCGAGGACGACTCCGTGCAGTACCTGCTCGACACCGAATTGGCCAGCGGCCAGACCCGGAGAACGGTGGAGGGATACGGCAAAGAGAAGCCGCTGACGCGGGCGGAGGCAGTCACGTTCATCCAGCGTCTGAAGGAGAAGCTGCCGAAGCTTGAATCGGCGCCGGGAGACAGGCAAACGTACGACCGGAGCGAGAACGTGTATGTCTATCGGAACGAGCAGTATAAGTTCACTCTGGCCATGCCGTTGAGCTGGAAGAATGCGTTTGAGGTCGAAAAGGATGCTGAAAAGGATATCCTATACTTTGCAAGAGTGCCTAAAAGCCGTTTTGGAGGCATTGTATTCGCCATCTCCACAAGGTCGAAGGAAAGCTGGGAAGCCAACAAGGACAATGTTGTCGGCGAATATGCCAACCTCCATGTACTTGGAGAGCTCGCCGGTCAGGTATACGTCTTTGCGCCTCCGACGGATGTGGAGTGGGATCCGGAGGACAAGGCGGAAACGGAGGCCTATCAGAAAATGGCCAAGGAGGCTTTCCGTTTCTGGTCGACATTTGAGTTTATCAAGTAG
- a CDS encoding alpha-glycosidase has protein sequence MNLESILHRPKANWAYGYDTRTIHIRLRTKKDDLNEVILIHGDKYAWDRTVSRLVMKKLPSDDRFDYWQAEVQPSLRRLRYSFLLRSASEELYFEEKGFREDEPLDPNGMFDFPYLNAVDVYTPPAWVKDAVFYQIFPERFANGDTSNDPEGVLPWGGVPKPDNFFGGDLQGILDHLDHLQELGITAIYFNPLFQATTNHKYDTSDYMKVDSHFGTNELLKQLVDACHERGIRVMLDAVFNHSGKEFLPFKDVQKNGEKSKYADWFHVMEWPIAVKDGLPTYETFAFEPLMPKLNTEHPEVKEYLLGAAKYWIEEIGIDGWRLDVANEVDMHFWRDFRKTIKAVNPDAYILGEIFHDSLPWLQGDQFDAVMNYPLTKLVVDYAAKGVIDGQVFAHKIGELFASYPDQANEAAFNLLDSHDTERLLTLCGGSKERMKLATLLQFVFPGAPCIYYGDEVGLDGDGDPDCRKCMEWDEDKQDRDLFRHFQQLIAIRKEHRALRSGGTLGFVHAAEGDDLLVIERKDEHDHFLIAVNSGGEAASVLLPVQQGQWTELLGGTDHAATAGKLKIELPAHGFALLRSAPHTNPVVIGL, from the coding sequence ATGAATCTTGAGTCCATTCTCCACCGTCCCAAGGCCAACTGGGCCTACGGCTACGACACCCGCACGATCCATATCCGCCTGCGCACCAAGAAAGACGACCTGAACGAGGTCATTCTCATCCATGGAGACAAATACGCCTGGGACCGCACCGTCTCGCGCCTCGTCATGAAAAAGCTTCCGAGCGACGACCGCTTCGATTACTGGCAGGCCGAGGTCCAGCCTTCCCTGCGCCGTCTCCGCTACTCTTTCCTGCTTCGCTCTGCGAGCGAAGAGCTGTACTTCGAAGAAAAGGGCTTCCGCGAGGATGAGCCGCTGGATCCGAACGGCATGTTCGACTTCCCGTATTTGAACGCTGTCGACGTGTACACGCCGCCGGCATGGGTGAAGGACGCCGTCTTCTACCAGATCTTCCCGGAGCGCTTCGCCAACGGCGACACCTCCAACGATCCGGAAGGCGTGCTGCCTTGGGGCGGGGTTCCGAAGCCGGACAATTTCTTCGGAGGCGACCTGCAGGGCATCCTCGATCATCTCGACCATCTCCAGGAGCTCGGCATCACGGCCATCTACTTCAACCCGTTGTTCCAGGCGACGACGAACCATAAATACGATACCTCCGACTACATGAAGGTCGACTCCCACTTCGGCACGAACGAGCTGCTCAAGCAGCTGGTCGACGCCTGCCATGAGCGCGGCATCCGCGTCATGCTCGACGCCGTATTCAACCATAGCGGCAAGGAATTCCTGCCTTTCAAGGATGTGCAGAAGAACGGCGAGAAATCCAAGTACGCCGACTGGTTCCACGTCATGGAATGGCCGATCGCGGTCAAGGACGGACTGCCGACCTATGAGACGTTCGCCTTCGAGCCGCTGATGCCGAAGCTCAACACGGAGCATCCGGAAGTGAAGGAGTATCTGCTCGGAGCGGCCAAATACTGGATCGAGGAAATCGGCATCGACGGCTGGCGCCTTGACGTCGCCAACGAAGTCGACATGCACTTCTGGCGCGACTTCCGCAAGACGATCAAGGCCGTCAATCCGGATGCCTACATCCTCGGCGAGATTTTCCACGATTCCTTGCCTTGGCTGCAGGGCGACCAGTTCGACGCCGTCATGAACTACCCGCTGACCAAGCTCGTCGTGGACTATGCCGCCAAGGGCGTCATCGACGGGCAAGTATTCGCCCACAAGATCGGCGAGCTGTTCGCCAGCTATCCGGACCAGGCCAATGAAGCCGCGTTCAACCTGCTCGACAGCCACGACACGGAGCGCCTGCTGACGCTGTGCGGCGGCAGCAAGGAAAGGATGAAGCTCGCCACCCTGCTCCAGTTCGTCTTCCCCGGCGCCCCTTGCATCTACTACGGCGACGAGGTCGGCCTGGACGGCGACGGCGACCCGGATTGCCGCAAATGCATGGAATGGGACGAGGACAAGCAGGACCGCGACCTGTTCCGCCACTTCCAGCAGCTGATCGCCATCCGCAAGGAGCATCGCGCGCTCCGCAGCGGCGGAACGCTCGGCTTTGTCCATGCAGCCGAAGGCGACGATCTGCTCGTCATCGAGCGCAAGGACGAGCATGACCACTTCCTGATCGCGGTCAACTCGGGCGGCGAAGCCGCTTCTGTCCTGCTGCCTGTGCAGCAAGGCCAATGGACCGAGCTGCTGGGCGGCACGGACCATGCCGCAACAGCCGGCAAGCTGAAGATCGAGCTGCCTGCGCACGGCTTCGCGCTGCTGCGCTCGGCGCCGCATACGAACCCGGTCGTCATCGGCTTGTAG
- a CDS encoding SET domain-containing protein: MLEVKTSPISGGEFRRGVFATQDIKKGELIHVAPVIPYPNEDHEHIEKTILDDYVYNYGANHTAILLGFGSLFNHSYTPNATYDINFDTHSFDFFAYTDIKAGDEVFINYNGEEDNMDPLWFMEEDDEGEADEDSEADGKEAE; this comes from the coding sequence ATGCTCGAAGTTAAAACCTCGCCGATCAGCGGGGGAGAATTCCGGCGCGGCGTATTCGCCACGCAGGATATCAAGAAGGGCGAGCTGATCCATGTCGCGCCCGTCATTCCCTATCCCAATGAAGATCATGAGCATATCGAAAAAACGATTCTCGATGATTACGTCTATAACTACGGCGCCAACCATACGGCGATCCTGCTCGGGTTCGGCAGTCTGTTCAACCACTCGTATACGCCCAACGCCACGTATGACATCAACTTCGACACGCACAGCTTCGATTTCTTCGCCTATACGGACATCAAGGCCGGCGACGAGGTCTTCATCAACTACAATGGCGAAGAGGACAATATGGATCCGCTCTGGTTCATGGAAGAGGATGATGAAGGCGAAGCGGATGAGGATAGCGAAGCCGACGGCAAAGAAGCGGAATAA
- a CDS encoding helix-turn-helix domain-containing protein translates to MPIAVVTDRFEKGQFLCRLFREAVCMLYSASKLLEDGEYTLVIFVVDRMGEEEWIHLKSLLELGIETYLMVPETLSEEEAAMAHVAGVRHILHQPPPHDQPLPEEHRAEAEQVGKSPASFAGRILDVGCGIVFHPEQCWVGDGKEIRVELSEKEACLLSYFIRHEGKLITKHALAAELWGGFIQPSGVLKLIKRLKIKLGPASATISSRKSGGCLYTREPSGPGAMAQIQSMEG, encoded by the coding sequence ATGCCCATCGCCGTGGTCACGGACCGATTCGAGAAGGGACAGTTTTTGTGCCGATTGTTCCGCGAGGCCGTCTGCATGCTTTATTCCGCCAGCAAGCTGCTGGAGGATGGAGAGTACACCCTGGTCATTTTTGTCGTCGACCGCATGGGGGAGGAGGAATGGATTCATCTCAAGAGTTTGCTGGAGCTTGGCATCGAAACCTACTTGATGGTCCCCGAGACGCTGTCCGAGGAAGAGGCCGCCATGGCCCATGTTGCGGGAGTCAGACACATTCTTCATCAGCCGCCTCCCCACGATCAGCCTTTGCCGGAGGAGCATCGAGCTGAGGCTGAACAGGTCGGCAAGTCCCCGGCTTCGTTTGCCGGCCGTATCCTGGATGTAGGCTGCGGAATCGTTTTTCATCCCGAACAATGCTGGGTAGGCGATGGCAAGGAAATCCGGGTGGAGCTCTCCGAGAAGGAAGCCTGCCTGCTCTCGTACTTCATTCGGCATGAAGGGAAGCTTATCACCAAGCATGCTCTTGCCGCCGAGCTGTGGGGCGGATTCATTCAGCCGAGCGGAGTCTTGAAGCTCATCAAGCGTTTGAAGATCAAGCTCGGTCCGGCAAGCGCCACGATCTCATCACGCAAATCGGGAGGTTGTCTGTATACCCGGGAGCCATCCGGTCCAGGAGCAATGGCCCAAATCCAATCCATGGAGGGTTAA
- a CDS encoding alpha-amylase family glycosyl hydrolase, producing the protein MRSWPKWLAAGILATTVLSGCESGSGTDSDPANNGKEAENAVAPSKAPAASPPASPAAAAVDEQPSTVWYEIFVRSFYDSDGDGIGDLNGVTEKLDYVKELGAEGIWLMPINPSPSYHGYDVTDYRAVNKDYGSMDDMKRLLDEAHKRGIKVIMDLVANHSSTDNPWFIDSAQGKSSKHRDWYTWAEDKGIEKPAAVSATNGQAWHEKNGSHYLGVFWEGMPDLNYDNPEVRAEMISIADFWLSAGVDGFRIDAAKHIYDDFNTSKSDPQTAAKNKKWWQEFRTGIMEKHPDAYLISEVWDGPGTIAPYLDHAFDSSFNFNLNDSIRSAVAAERAPGIAGSLDRVYKAFEKSSGGSFVDGLFIGNHDFDRLASTAGSPEHARMAAGIELTLPGNPFIYYGDELGMKGAGRDEFKRLPMRWHSAGSGKGQTDWQKDLANPASSGVTVEEQENDPSSLLSLYKTLIQWRVSEPALRDGGIAPSTVKGDGIEAYLRLTAADRVLVVHNLKGTAQKVQLDEATAAAFAAVAHTTSPDSALSGGLLDMAPYSTVVLK; encoded by the coding sequence ATGAGGAGCTGGCCGAAATGGCTTGCCGCCGGCATCCTGGCGACAACGGTGCTGTCCGGCTGCGAATCCGGGTCCGGCACCGATTCCGATCCGGCCAACAACGGCAAGGAAGCGGAGAATGCCGTCGCTCCAAGCAAGGCGCCGGCCGCATCTCCGCCGGCCTCTCCCGCTGCCGCCGCCGTTGACGAGCAGCCCTCCACGGTATGGTACGAAATATTCGTCCGCTCGTTCTATGACAGCGACGGGGACGGCATCGGCGATCTGAACGGCGTCACCGAGAAGCTGGACTATGTGAAGGAGCTTGGAGCGGAGGGCATCTGGCTCATGCCGATCAATCCGTCCCCGAGCTACCATGGCTACGACGTGACCGACTATCGCGCCGTCAACAAGGATTACGGCTCGATGGACGATATGAAGCGCCTGCTGGACGAAGCCCACAAGCGCGGCATCAAGGTCATCATGGATCTCGTCGCGAACCACAGCAGCACCGACAATCCATGGTTCATCGACTCCGCCCAAGGAAAGTCCAGCAAGCATCGGGACTGGTATACTTGGGCCGAGGACAAGGGCATCGAGAAGCCCGCGGCGGTGAGCGCGACCAACGGCCAAGCCTGGCACGAGAAGAACGGCAGCCATTATCTCGGCGTATTCTGGGAAGGCATGCCCGACCTGAACTACGACAATCCCGAAGTGCGCGCCGAGATGATCTCGATCGCCGACTTCTGGCTCAGCGCCGGCGTGGACGGCTTCCGCATCGACGCGGCCAAGCATATCTACGATGACTTCAACACCTCGAAATCCGATCCGCAGACAGCGGCGAAGAACAAGAAGTGGTGGCAGGAATTCCGGACGGGCATCATGGAGAAGCACCCGGACGCCTATCTCATCAGCGAGGTATGGGACGGACCGGGAACGATCGCGCCTTATCTCGATCATGCCTTCGATTCCTCCTTCAACTTCAACCTGAACGATTCCATCCGCAGCGCGGTCGCCGCCGAGCGGGCGCCCGGCATCGCCGGCAGCCTGGATCGGGTCTACAAGGCGTTCGAGAAAAGCTCGGGCGGCTCCTTCGTGGACGGCCTGTTCATCGGCAACCACGACTTCGACCGGCTGGCCAGCACGGCAGGCAGTCCGGAGCATGCGAGGATGGCTGCCGGGATCGAGCTGACGCTGCCGGGCAACCCGTTCATCTACTACGGCGACGAGCTCGGCATGAAGGGCGCCGGGCGGGACGAATTCAAGCGGCTCCCGATGCGCTGGCATTCGGCCGGCAGCGGCAAGGGCCAGACGGACTGGCAGAAGGATCTGGCGAATCCTGCCTCCTCGGGCGTCACGGTCGAGGAGCAGGAGAACGATCCTTCCTCGCTGCTGAGCCTGTACAAGACGCTGATCCAGTGGCGCGTCTCCGAGCCCGCTCTGCGGGATGGCGGCATCGCGCCGTCGACCGTAAAGGGGGACGGCATCGAAGCGTACTTGCGGCTGACAGCCGCCGATCGCGTGCTCGTCGTCCACAACCTGAAGGGCACCGCCCAGAAGGTGCAGCTGGACGAGGCGACGGCTGCGGCTTTTGCCGCCGTCGCGCACACGACCTCGCCGGATAGCGCGCTGTCCGGCGGCCTGCTGGATATGGCTCCTTACAGCACCGTAGTGCTGAAATAA
- a CDS encoding FAD-dependent oxidoreductase translates to MKIAVIGCTHAGTAAVKTIAAEHPQADITVYERNDNISFLSCGIALHVGGVVKDPDSLFYSRPQQLAELGVTTRMLHEVMQVDTEAKTLTVRSLETGEEFRDSYDKLIVTTGSWPVVPRMEGIGLDNIQLCKNYFHAKEIISRSKDARRVAVIGAGYIGIELAEAFRELGKEVVLLDNMDRVMAKYLDAEFTTLAEEELAGHGIRTALGEMVTGFEGEDGRVQRVMTAGGSYEADLVVLCIGFRPGTDLLKGQIDMLDNGAILVDDYMRTSNPDVLAAGDSCAVRYNPTGKQAYIPLATNAVRMGTLVGKNLLEPLVRYRGTQGTSGIKLFDLNIASTGMTEEAAKAAGIAASAVTVQEASRPEFMPDYEDVLLKLVYESESGRILGAQVMSKADLTQAANTLSVCIQNRMTAEDLAYADFFFQPHYNHPWNLLNKAGHAAERQRAGAAPKTAPETAPGEEVRNGGHQRKTA, encoded by the coding sequence ATGAAAATAGCCGTTATTGGATGTACGCATGCTGGCACCGCCGCCGTCAAGACGATCGCAGCCGAGCACCCGCAGGCCGACATCACCGTATACGAACGCAATGACAACATCTCGTTCTTGTCCTGCGGCATCGCCCTTCATGTGGGCGGCGTCGTGAAGGATCCCGACAGCTTGTTCTACAGCCGGCCGCAGCAGCTCGCGGAGCTCGGCGTCACGACCCGCATGCTGCATGAGGTCATGCAGGTAGACACGGAGGCCAAGACGCTCACCGTCCGCAGCCTCGAGACGGGAGAGGAGTTCCGCGACAGCTACGACAAGCTGATCGTCACGACCGGCTCGTGGCCGGTCGTTCCCCGCATGGAAGGAATCGGCCTCGACAACATCCAGCTGTGCAAAAACTATTTCCACGCCAAGGAAATCATCTCGCGCTCGAAGGATGCGCGCCGGGTAGCCGTCATCGGAGCGGGCTACATCGGCATCGAGCTCGCCGAAGCGTTCCGGGAGCTCGGCAAGGAAGTCGTCCTGCTCGACAATATGGACCGCGTCATGGCCAAGTATTTGGATGCCGAGTTCACGACGCTGGCCGAGGAGGAGCTGGCGGGCCATGGCATCCGCACCGCCCTGGGCGAGATGGTGACGGGCTTCGAGGGAGAGGACGGCCGCGTGCAGCGGGTGATGACGGCAGGCGGCAGCTACGAGGCCGATCTCGTCGTGCTCTGCATCGGATTCCGACCCGGCACGGATCTGCTGAAGGGGCAGATCGACATGCTGGACAACGGCGCCATTCTCGTCGACGATTACATGCGCACGAGCAACCCTGACGTGCTGGCCGCAGGCGACAGCTGCGCCGTGCGCTACAATCCTACGGGCAAGCAGGCATACATCCCGCTGGCCACCAACGCGGTGCGGATGGGAACGCTGGTCGGCAAAAACCTGCTGGAGCCGCTCGTCCGCTACCGGGGCACGCAGGGCACGTCGGGCATCAAGCTGTTCGATCTCAACATCGCCTCGACCGGCATGACCGAGGAAGCCGCCAAGGCGGCGGGAATCGCAGCGTCCGCCGTCACAGTCCAGGAAGCCAGCCGTCCCGAGTTCATGCCCGACTATGAGGATGTCCTGCTCAAGCTTGTATATGAATCGGAGTCGGGACGCATACTGGGAGCACAGGTCATGTCGAAGGCCGATCTTACGCAAGCCGCCAATACGTTGTCGGTATGCATCCAGAACCGGATGACGGCGGAGGATCTGGCGTATGCCGACTTCTTCTTCCAGCCGCATTACAACCATCCGTGGAACCTGCTCAACAAGGCGGGGCATGCAGCCGAACGGCAGCGTGCCGGGGCTGCGCCGAAGACGGCTCCGGAGACCGCTCCGGGTGAGGAAGTCCGGAATGGCGGCCACCAGCGAAAAACCGCATGA
- a CDS encoding sugar ABC transporter permease yields MNRKTSKIFRLSLSYLFLVISCVCVLYPTVWVVLASFRPGKSLYSKTLIPERFTLDHYRELFTSKSFLFADWYMNTLKIALMTMVLGTLLVLLTGYAVSRFRFKGRQNVLSVVLVLGMFPGFMSLIALYILLKSMNLMDTHFALVLVYSMGAPIMGAFLAKGFFDTIPRSLDEAARIDGANNITIFFRIMLPLSKPMLAYLALTQFVGPWVDFIFAKMVLRTRENFTVAVGLYEQISSMQNSNFTLFAAASVLIAAPIAILFMFMQRFFVDGLTAGASKG; encoded by the coding sequence ATGAACCGTAAAACAAGCAAAATCTTCCGGCTTTCCCTCAGTTACCTGTTTCTCGTCATTTCCTGCGTATGCGTGCTTTACCCGACCGTCTGGGTCGTTCTCGCTTCCTTCCGGCCGGGCAAATCCCTGTACAGCAAAACGCTGATTCCGGAACGATTCACTCTGGACCACTACCGGGAGCTGTTCACCTCCAAGAGCTTCCTGTTCGCGGACTGGTACATGAACACGCTCAAGATCGCGCTGATGACGATGGTGCTCGGCACGCTGCTCGTGCTGCTTACCGGCTACGCCGTCTCGCGGTTCCGGTTCAAGGGGCGCCAGAACGTGCTGTCGGTCGTCCTCGTGCTGGGCATGTTCCCGGGCTTCATGAGCTTGATCGCCCTGTACATCCTGCTGAAGTCGATGAACCTGATGGATACGCATTTCGCGCTCGTGCTCGTCTACTCCATGGGAGCCCCCATCATGGGCGCCTTCCTGGCCAAAGGATTCTTCGATACGATTCCAAGATCGCTCGACGAGGCCGCGCGAATCGACGGAGCGAACAACATCACCATCTTCTTCCGGATCATGCTGCCGCTCTCGAAGCCGATGCTGGCCTACCTGGCTCTGACGCAGTTCGTCGGTCCCTGGGTTGACTTCATCTTCGCGAAAATGGTTCTCCGCACCCGGGAAAACTTCACGGTGGCGGTCGGCTTGTATGAGCAGATCTCTTCCATGCAGAACAGCAACTTCACGCTGTTCGCGGCTGCTTCCGTCCTGATCGCGGCTCCGATCGCCATCCTGTTCATGTTCATGCAGCGCTTCTTCGTCGACGGCCTCACCGCAGGAGCGAGCAAAGGATGA
- a CDS encoding sugar ABC transporter permease — protein MSYQPAVQTEKPQASTRGRMAALLSLLCAGLGQLYNRQWIKGLILLAVEAAAVPFFTSKLGHAVWGIWTLGETKRNIGKKIMGDNSTILLIDGLIVLLLFALFLLIYVLNIKDAYKVGSQIEAGRKPNSFIQSLAYIRDNKFAEAFLVIPGIGVLFLTVMPIIFMIMLAFTNFSAPNHLPPASLVDWVGFDTFKKLVTLKTWSHTFYGVFIWTIIWAVLSTVTTYFGGFLVALIIQQSDIKLKGLWRTILILPYAIPQMISLLVMRNLFNGQFGPINQYLGYFGLGRVPWLTDPMWAKATVIIVNMWVGIPVSMLLIMGILTTIPKDMYEAAEVDGASMWQKFRIVTLPMVLFSTGPILITQFAGNINNFNAIFLLTDGNPVKGDYQYAGATDLLVTWLYKLTLNQNQYAFASAIGIIIFILVASISIYNYRRTRSFREEDMIQ, from the coding sequence ATGTCTTATCAACCGGCTGTACAAACAGAGAAGCCGCAGGCGTCTACGCGCGGAAGAATGGCAGCCCTGCTGTCTCTGCTGTGCGCGGGCCTCGGCCAGCTCTATAACCGGCAATGGATCAAGGGACTCATTCTGCTCGCCGTCGAAGCGGCAGCTGTGCCGTTCTTTACGAGCAAGCTCGGCCATGCCGTCTGGGGAATCTGGACGCTGGGCGAAACCAAACGCAACATCGGAAAGAAAATCATGGGAGACAACTCGACCATCCTGCTGATCGATGGCTTGATTGTCCTTTTGCTGTTCGCGCTGTTCCTGCTCATCTACGTTCTCAATATCAAAGACGCCTACAAAGTGGGTTCCCAGATCGAAGCCGGCCGCAAGCCGAACAGCTTCATCCAATCCCTTGCCTATATCCGAGACAACAAGTTCGCCGAGGCGTTCCTGGTCATTCCCGGCATCGGCGTCCTGTTCCTCACCGTCATGCCAATCATCTTCATGATCATGCTCGCCTTCACGAACTTCTCCGCGCCCAACCACCTTCCGCCGGCGAGCCTGGTCGATTGGGTGGGCTTCGACACGTTCAAGAAGCTCGTCACGCTGAAGACATGGAGCCATACGTTCTACGGCGTCTTCATCTGGACGATCATCTGGGCCGTGCTTTCGACGGTTACGACCTACTTCGGGGGCTTCCTCGTCGCGCTGATCATCCAGCAATCCGATATCAAGCTCAAGGGACTGTGGCGCACGATCCTGATTCTCCCGTACGCCATCCCGCAGATGATCTCGCTGCTCGTCATGCGCAACCTCTTCAATGGTCAGTTCGGCCCGATCAACCAATATCTCGGCTACTTCGGACTAGGCAGGGTGCCGTGGCTGACCGATCCGATGTGGGCCAAGGCGACCGTCATCATCGTCAACATGTGGGTCGGCATCCCGGTCTCCATGCTGCTGATCATGGGCATCCTGACGACCATTCCGAAGGACATGTACGAGGCCGCCGAGGTCGACGGAGCGAGCATGTGGCAGAAGTTCCGCATCGTCACGCTGCCGATGGTGCTCTTCTCGACAGGGCCGATCCTGATCACCCAGTTCGCGGGCAACATCAACAACTTCAACGCGATCTTCCTGCTTACCGACGGCAACCCGGTCAAAGGCGACTATCAGTATGCCGGCGCGACCGACCTGCTCGTTACCTGGCTCTACAAGCTGACTCTCAATCAGAACCAATACGCCTTCGCTTCGGCGATCGGCATCATCATCTTCATCCTGGTCGCGTCGATCTCGATCTATAATTACCGCAGAACCCGTTCGTTCCGGGAGGAGGATATGATCCAATGA
- a CDS encoding amidase domain-containing protein, whose amino-acid sequence MKLIRTGSLSLLVGLFVSVSVSPIATAAPASSPSADLQAAAIRTVQDYVQKAYGPYYTIDAYDSNAKSFSIADGKLSAQIDIHLVKTLKSKSVEEIPYVQGLMKGAETLKLSKDRNAARAASYVEQRKKEFQEYIGAKQEQNDSFLLTAQVNDGAMEASTLKLEFQNVEEWIPASAFVPASPSALALSGVQDLSAAASDSISVKPSAAVAAVSYDRLAARDYANKWTSERSPGDPDPTKYNTKEYGTYYDNDCANFVSQALKAGGIPTDATWKPYTIAWINTGQNRDDGLMDYMVGTKGYFKKATKTTTAAGGIINDVQEGNSHVMMVVANDGTTMTYSAHTTDRLKHSFATFSTSAYEFYVFNA is encoded by the coding sequence TTGAAACTCATCCGAACAGGCAGCCTTTCGCTTCTAGTCGGCCTATTTGTCAGCGTCAGCGTTTCTCCTATTGCGACGGCTGCGCCAGCCTCAAGCCCCAGTGCCGATCTGCAGGCAGCCGCCATCCGAACCGTGCAGGATTATGTCCAGAAAGCCTATGGCCCCTATTACACGATCGATGCCTACGATTCCAATGCCAAGTCGTTCAGCATCGCGGACGGCAAGCTCAGCGCCCAAATCGACATTCATCTGGTCAAAACGCTGAAATCGAAATCTGTAGAGGAAATTCCATACGTTCAGGGCCTCATGAAAGGCGCTGAAACGCTCAAGCTGTCCAAAGACCGAAACGCCGCTCGAGCCGCGAGCTACGTGGAACAGCGGAAAAAAGAATTTCAGGAATACATCGGCGCCAAGCAGGAGCAGAACGACTCCTTCCTGCTCACGGCTCAAGTAAATGATGGGGCTATGGAAGCTTCCACGTTGAAGCTGGAGTTCCAGAACGTGGAGGAATGGATTCCGGCATCTGCATTCGTCCCGGCATCTCCATCCGCCCTCGCGCTGAGCGGAGTGCAGGATCTGTCCGCAGCCGCCTCGGATTCCATTTCCGTCAAGCCCTCGGCAGCCGTGGCGGCCGTCTCCTACGACCGTCTGGCCGCCCGGGATTACGCCAACAAATGGACTTCCGAACGATCGCCGGGAGACCCTGACCCCACCAAATACAATACCAAGGAGTACGGCACGTATTACGACAACGACTGCGCCAACTTCGTCTCGCAAGCGCTGAAAGCGGGCGGTATCCCGACCGATGCGACTTGGAAGCCTTACACGATCGCGTGGATAAATACGGGACAAAACAGAGATGACGGGCTTATGGATTACATGGTCGGAACGAAGGGGTATTTCAAGAAAGCGACAAAAACGACCACTGCGGCCGGAGGAATCATCAATGATGTTCAAGAAGGCAATTCCCATGTCATGATGGTTGTCGCCAATGACGGGACGACCATGACTTACAGCGCCCACACGACGGACCGGTTGAAGCATTCCTTCGCCACTTTCTCAACTTCCGCCTATGAATTCTACGTTTTCAATGCCTAA